TGCGCTGGGCCTCCGCCCTGCTCCTCGCGATCCTCGCGGTACGGGGCGCCGTCATCGCCGTACGACAGCACCGCGACCGGCGGCTCGCCAGCGCCGGCCGCTCCACGCCCGCTCCTCCGAGCCCGGCCCGCGCCTACCTGGCGCTGCTCGGCATCACCCTGCTCAACCCGACCACGGTGATCTACTTCGCGGCTCTCGTGCTCGGTACCCGCGCCGTGGCTGCCGTACGGCCCCTGGAACAGGGCGTGTTCGTGCTGGCCGCGTTCGGCGCGTCGGCGAGTTGGCAGTTGCTGCTCGCCGGGGGTGGGGCGCTGCTGGGGCGGGTGTTGACGGGGCGGCGGGGGCGTCTGGTGACGGCGCTGGTGTCGAGCGGCGTGATCCTGGCGCTGGCCGTGCGGATGCCGGTGTAGTCGCGGCAGGATGAATCACGCGTGGGCCGTTGTTGAAGAGGGACGTAAGTCAGTACCAGCACACGACGATGGGACCGAGGCCATGCCTCTTGACGGTGAGTACGAGCCGAGCCCGACCAAGTGGGTGCGCGACCAGGTGGAGTTGTACGAGAGCTCCGGCGGCACCCAGGGCACGACCCTCATGAACACGGGGATGCCGGTGATCCTGCTCACGACCCGGGGTGTCAAGAGCGGCAAGATCC
Above is a window of Streptomyces sp. DT2A-34 DNA encoding:
- a CDS encoding LysE family transporter; the protein is MTGALVAGLIAGYGIAVPVGAVATYLVSLTARTSLRTGVCAALGVATADGLYALVATLGGSALAAALRPVLVPLRWASALLLAILAVRGAVIAVRQHRDRRLASAGRSTPAPPSPARAYLALLGITLLNPTTVIYFAALVLGTRAVAAVRPLEQGVFVLAAFGASASWQLLLAGGGALLGRVLTGRRGRLVTALVSSGVILALAVRMPV